Proteins encoded within one genomic window of Patescibacteria group bacterium:
- a CDS encoding YbaK/EbsC family protein yields MPISKKLKTYLDANKIKHEILKHKKVFTAYDAAQTLREDLQKIVKSLLVKADKQYYIVSVPANMNLDFKKLAKALKVKKVDITKEKDMVKICKVKPGAMHAFGSLYKIPVLVDRGLMKVKEAIFASGDFMESVRMKAKDYADLESAALGSFGAVKATKTPASAKASAGRRKAIKRKTSCKLKAGIKK; encoded by the coding sequence ATGCCCATCTCTAAAAAACTTAAAACCTATCTTGATGCCAATAAAATCAAGCACGAGATTTTAAAACATAAAAAAGTATTCACAGCTTATGACGCGGCGCAGACATTGAGAGAGGATTTGCAAAAAATTGTCAAGTCGCTTTTAGTCAAAGCTGATAAGCAGTATTATATTGTCTCTGTTCCGGCTAATATGAATTTGGATTTTAAGAAGTTGGCCAAGGCGCTTAAAGTGAAGAAGGTGGATATTACCAAAGAAAAAGACATGGTGAAGATTTGCAAAGTCAAACCTGGCGCTATGCATGCTTTTGGCTCGCTTTATAAGATTCCTGTTTTAGTGGACAGGGGACTAATGAAAGTAAAAGAGGCGATTTTTGCCTCTGGAGATTTTATGGAAAGCGTCCGCATGAAAGCTAAAGATTATGCGGATTTGGAATCCGCGGCGCTGGGGAGTTTTGGGGCCGTGAAGGCCACAAAAACACCTGCTTCCGCTAAAGCTTCGGCGGGCAGGCGAAAGGCCATAAAGAGAAAGACCAGTTGTAAGTTAAAAGCAGGGATAAAGAAATAA